A window of Malania oleifera isolate guangnan ecotype guangnan chromosome 5, ASM2987363v1, whole genome shotgun sequence contains these coding sequences:
- the LOC131156234 gene encoding flavonoid 3'-monooxygenase CYP75B137-like, which yields MTSISQSLRNSWWFETPSSNMEELALGILPLVLAAVAVSRYVWIFSKKTFGAPPSPPGPLGLPVVGNLPFLDAELHTYFAGLAQAYGPVIKLRLGNKIVVVISSPAAAREVLKEHDAIFANRDVPAAAAAASYGGRDIAWSQYGPEWRMLRKICVREMLGSAALNGVYELRRREIRKTVGYIYSRVGSPMMVGEQMFLTVLNVIMNMIWGDTVKGDGSKSLGAEFRQVVTEMTELMGKPNISDFFPGLGRFDLQGIKKRMKGLALRFDVIFNSLIDQRLRIEGQGGREAGNKDEEIKDFLQVLLRVKEEGDTKVPFTMDHLKALLMDMVVGSTDTSSSTVEFAMAELINKPELMRNAQEELDAVVGKDSTVDECHIHKLPYLQAVMKEILRLHPVLPLLVPHCPSQSCTVGGYHIPKGARVFVNAWAIHRDSCIWENPSEFNPERFFGGKWDDDGGGFSYIPFGSGRRICAGIAMAERMVMFSLASLLHSFDWKIPEGETLDLSEKFGIVLKKKTPLVVIPTPRLSDPALYA from the exons atgacatCCATCTCTCAATCCCTCCGGAATTCATGGTGGTTTGAAACTCCCTCGAGTAACATGGAGGAGCTGGCGCTAGGGATTCTCCCCTTAGTCTTGGCCGCAGTTGCAGTTTCCCGGTACGTTTGGATCTTCTCCAAGAAGACTTTCGGAGCCCCACCGTCGCCGCCTGGTCCCCTCGGCTTGCCGGTGGTCGGTAACCTCCCGTTCCTCGACGCCGAGCTCCACACCTACTTCGCAGGCCTCGCTCAGGCCTACGGCCCTGTCATAAAGCTCCGGCTAGGCAACAAAATCGTGGTCGTGATAAGCTCGCCGGCCGCCGCCCGCGAGGTGCTCAAAGAACACGACGCCATCTTCGCCAACCGCGACGTACCGGCGGCGGCGGCTGCGGCGTCGTACGGCGGTCGCGATATAGCGTGGAGTCAGTATGGGCCCGAGTGGCGGATGCTGAGGAAGATCTGCGTGCGGGAGATGCTTGGCAGCGCCGCGCTCAACGGCGTCTACGAGCTCCGACGTCGAGAGATTCGGAAAACCGTGGGTTATATATACAGTAGGGTCGGGTCCCCCATGATGGTGGgtgaacaaatgtttctgacaGTGCTAAACGTGATTATGAACATGATTTGGGGGGATACGGTGAAGGGAGACGGGAGCAAGAGCCTGGGGGCGGAGTTCCGGCAGGTGGTGACGGAGATGACTGAGCTAATGGGGAAGCCCAACATCTCGGATTTTTTCCCAGGTTTGGGCCGGTTTGATTTGCAGGGCATCAAGAAGCGGATGAAGGGACTGGCCCTGCGGTTTGATGTGATCTTCAATTCCCTTATTGATCAACGGCTGAGGATTGAGGGACAGGGTGGGCGCGAAGCAGGGAATAAGGACGAAGAGATCAAGGATTTTTTGCAGGTCTTACTACGGGTGAAGGAAGAAGGAGACACCAAAGTTCCATTCACGATGGACCACCTCAAAGCCTTGCTTATG GATATGGTGGTGGGTAGCACTGACACAAGCTCCAGCACAGTGGAGTTTGCCATGGCGGAACTAATCAACAAACCAGAATTGATGCGAAACGCACAAGAAGAATTGGACGCAGTCGTGGGCAAAGACAGCACAGTAGACGAATGCCACATTCACAAGCTACCGTATTTGCAGGCCGTGATGAAAGAGATTCTGCGGTTGCACCCGGTGCTTCCGCTGCTGGTTCCTCACTGTCCAAGCCAGTCATGCACCGTCGGGGGATACCACATTCCCAAGGGCGCCCGAGTCTTCGTCAACGCCTGGGCAATACACAGAGACTCTTGCATTTGGGAAAACCCGTCGGAGTTTAACCCGGAGAGGTTCTTTGGTGGCAAATGGGATGACGATGGCGGCGGCTTCAGTTACATCCCGTTTGGGTCTGGGCGAAGGATTTGTGCAGGGATAGCAATGGCTGAGCGGATGGTGATGTTTTCCCTTGCTTCGCTTCTGCATTCCTTTGACTGGAAAATTCCTGAAGGGGAGACGTTGGACCTTTCGGAGAAGTTTGGCATTGTCTTGAAGAAGAAGACTCCTCTTGTGGTGATTCCTACGCCGAGATTGTCTGATCCAGCGCTATATGCATGA